The nucleotide sequence ACCGCTCGGAGCGGCCGGGTCCCCGTGCGCCTCGACCGCCGGCCGGTCGGCAAGGCCGGCGCCGACGGGGTCCGCGGAGTCCGGGGCGCCGGCGGGAGCCTTGAGGCCGGCGGGAGGCTTGGGGCCGGTGGGAGCCGGAAGATCCTTGAGGGCGGGGGGCCGACCGGCGGGTTCGGCGTTCTTCGCGTCGTCCGCCACGGCGTCCAGGCTGGTCTCGCACAGCAGCGGCACCGACGACACCACCGTGACCACCGCCGCGGTTCCGGCCAGGGCCAGCCAGGTGCGGCTCGCACCCAGGGAATCCACGAAGGAGCCCGCCAGGAGCGGTCCGAGGGAAGCGAGACCGGCCATGAGGAGCCCGGTCGCCGTGCTGACCCTGCCGAGCAGGTCGCGGGGTGCGAGCACCAGCATCGCGCGGCCGACGACGATGCCCGCCGGCGGACTGAAGAAGACGACGACGACCAGCACGGGGCCGATCGTCCAGGGGTGCGTGGTACCGGAGAAGACGGCGAGGCCGATCGCCCAGACCGCGCCGATGAGCAGGAACAGCCGGGCGGCCGGGATCCTCTTGATCAGCCATGGCGCCGAGGCGGCGCCCAGCATCGCCCCGACGCCCGCGCAGGCCATCACCGCACCGATCGCCGTCCCGCCGGCGCCGCTCTGCCGCAGGGAGACGACCATGGTCGTCTGTGCCGCCGCCGAGACGATGTTGATGCCCGCGGCGAAGAGCAGTGCGGCCAGCAGCGCCCGCTGGCGCGTCAGCCACCGCAGCCCGGCCGTGAGCCGGTTGTCGCGCTCGCTCTCCGCGATCTCCTGGGGAGGCCGGGCGGTGATCCGCAGCAGCAGCACGGCGGACAGCCCGTAGGAGAGGGCGTCGGCGGCGAACGGCAGGATCGGGTCCAGCGTGAACAGCCAGCCGCCGAGGAAGGGGCCGATGAGCGAACTCGACGCCATGGCGGCCTGACTGCGGCTCAGTGCGTCGGTGAGATCCTTCTCCGGCACCACGTCGCGCACAGCGATCATGGCGGCCGGTGCGAAGAGCGCGGTGGCCGCGCCCTCGACCACGGCCACCGCGAGCAGATGCGCCTGTCCGAGGTCTCCCAGTGCCGAGACCAGCGGAATGCTGGCCAGCGCCACGAGCCGTACCAGATCGGCCCCGACCATGATCATCCGCCGGTCGAGCCGGTCGGCGAGATGGCCCGCCGGCAGGCGCAGCAGCGTCCGGGTCACCAGCGAGCAGGTGGCGACCGTGCCGGCCTGTGCGGCGCTGCCGCCGATGGACAGTACGAGCAGCGGGAAGGCGAGCAGCGACAGCTGGGATCCGAGGGTGGACAGCGTCGAACTGAGCCAGAAGCGGCGGAAGTCGGGGTTGGTGCGCAGGATGCCGGCGCCCTTCATCCCAGCCGTCCGACGGCGTCCAGGCAGTCCAGGACGCCGGCGTCGACCCGGTCCTGGAAGACGGCGCGGACAGCCGCCTCCTCGTCGTACTGGTAGTGGTCGTGACAGCTGACCCAGCGGCCTTCCGTCTGTTCGGCGCCGAGATAGCCGTCGGCGATGGTGCCGACCTCCATGCCCGGCTTGCCCGCGGTCTCCCAGCAGCTGGCGAGGACGCCGTCGGCGTTGACGACCGCACCGTAGCGGCCGTCGGTGAAGGAGCAGGCCTGGCAGGGGACATGGGCGCGCGGACGGGCCACCGTGAAGCCGAGTTCCAGGGCGCGGGCGTGCCAGCGGACGAAGTCGTCGACGAGGCCGTTCTCGTGCTGCAGGTTGTTCGCGTAGCCGACGCCGACGTCGCCGACGCGTGCGAAGTGGATGCCGCAGCGGGCCGGATCGAGGTGGGTGCCGAGCCGTTCGACCAGTTCGTCCACGCCGTGCCGGTTCAGGTGCGAGACGTTGACCCGCAGCATCCAGCGCAGGGAGGTCTTCTCGATGGCGCGCGCGATGTTGGAGACGATGACGTCGAAGGTGCCGCCCCCGGAGCGCCGTACCCGGATGGCGTCGTGGTCGGGCCGGTCGCCGTCGAAGGTCACCTGTACGGAGCCGAGGCCCGCCGCGTTGAGCTCCTTGGCGATCAGCGGTGTGAGCAGCGTGCCGTTGGACGTCATCGACGCGGTGAGGGCGCCCAGCTTCCCGGCCCTGGTGAGCAGGTCGCGGCAGCCCCGCGGGTTGAGCAGCGGCTCGCCGCCGAACAGCAGCAGCGACAGCCGGTCCATACCCGCCGCGGCCATGCGCTCGCGGGTGAAGTCCAGCACCTGCCCCACGGCTTCGGGGGTCAGGCGGGCGTGACGTATCCGCGGCGGCCGGCTGCCGCCCTTCGGGTCCTGCGCGGTGTTCTGGAAGCAGTAGCCACAGCCGAGGTTGCAGTCCGTGCTCGTCAGCACGGTCAGCGAGTACGAGGTGTAGGGCTGTATGTCGTACAGCCCCGCCTCCCGCAGATAGCGTTCGGCCGAGGGCCGCAGGGTGCCGTCCGGCTCCACCTGGCCGGGCCGCATCAGGGCGTATCCGCCCGCGCCCAGGAACCACCACCCCCTGTCGGCACGGATCAGACGGGCCCCGGCGGTGGGGACGGCGACGGACTGTGTACCGGGCACGGCAACCTCCGGGGCGGGGGCGGGAGATGGACGGGGGCGCGGCCCGGCCGCGGTGGCGTCGTGCGCCACCGCGGCCGACAAGGACCGGCCCGGTGATGACCCGATCAGGCGCTCTGCTCCTGGTGG is from Streptomyces sp. NBC_01314 and encodes:
- a CDS encoding MFS transporter, with protein sequence MKGAGILRTNPDFRRFWLSSTLSTLGSQLSLLAFPLLVLSIGGSAAQAGTVATCSLVTRTLLRLPAGHLADRLDRRMIMVGADLVRLVALASIPLVSALGDLGQAHLLAVAVVEGAATALFAPAAMIAVRDVVPEKDLTDALSRSQAAMASSSLIGPFLGGWLFTLDPILPFAADALSYGLSAVLLLRITARPPQEIAESERDNRLTAGLRWLTRQRALLAALLFAAGINIVSAAAQTTMVVSLRQSGAGGTAIGAVMACAGVGAMLGAASAPWLIKRIPAARLFLLIGAVWAIGLAVFSGTTHPWTIGPVLVVVVFFSPPAGIVVGRAMLVLAPRDLLGRVSTATGLLMAGLASLGPLLAGSFVDSLGASRTWLALAGTAAVVTVVSSVPLLCETSLDAVADDAKNAEPAGRPPALKDLPAPTGPKPPAGLKAPAGAPDSADPVGAGLADRPAVEAHGDPAAPSGPGPEPGPVDPVASPPVPVHRPPTGAA
- a CDS encoding radical SAM protein, which gives rise to MPGTQSVAVPTAGARLIRADRGWWFLGAGGYALMRPGQVEPDGTLRPSAERYLREAGLYDIQPYTSYSLTVLTSTDCNLGCGYCFQNTAQDPKGGSRPPRIRHARLTPEAVGQVLDFTRERMAAAGMDRLSLLLFGGEPLLNPRGCRDLLTRAGKLGALTASMTSNGTLLTPLIAKELNAAGLGSVQVTFDGDRPDHDAIRVRRSGGGTFDVIVSNIARAIEKTSLRWMLRVNVSHLNRHGVDELVERLGTHLDPARCGIHFARVGDVGVGYANNLQHENGLVDDFVRWHARALELGFTVARPRAHVPCQACSFTDGRYGAVVNADGVLASCWETAGKPGMEVGTIADGYLGAEQTEGRWVSCHDHYQYDEEAAVRAVFQDRVDAGVLDCLDAVGRLG